Within the Cystobacter fuscus DSM 2262 genome, the region GGCGAAACCGTCGCCATCCCCGACATCGAGCAGGACGAGCGAACGAGTTCTGGCGCCGACAACCTGCGGGTGCTCGGCATCCGGGCACTGCTCAACGTGCCCTTGCTGGAGCAGGGCCGCCTCGTCGCGCTCCTCTACCTTCACGACGATCAGGTGCGCCAGTGGAGCCAGGACGACATCGACTTCCTGCGGGACGTGGCCGATCGCGTCCGGACGGCGAGCGAGCGCGTGCGGGCCGTGGCGCAACTGCGGCGGGCCAACGAGACGCTGGAGCAGCGCGTCGAGGAGCGCACGCGCGAGCGCGACCGGGTCTGGACCGTGTCGCAGGATCTGCTGGTGGTGTCCGACGCCGAGGGCAGGTTCCTGCGCGTCAACCCGGCGTGGACCACCCTCATGGGCTGGACGCCGGAGGAGCTGTTGGGCAAGACGTCCGCCTGGTTGGAGCACCCCGAGGATCTGGAGAAGACCCAGGCGGAACGGCGCAACCTGTCCGAGGGCCAGCCCGTCATGCGCTTCGAGAACCGCCTTCGGCACAAGGACGGCACCTACCGGCTGTTGTCCTGGAAGGCGGTCCCCATGGCGCAAGAGGGGATCACCTACTCCACCGCGCGAGACATCACGGACCAACGGCAGACAGAGGAGCAGCTGCGCCAGTCCCAGAAGATGGAGGCGGTGGGCAAGCTCACCGGTGGCGTGGCCCATGACTTCAACAACCTGCTGCAGGTCATCGGGGGCAACCTCCAATTGCTGCAGCGCGACCTGGTGGGCAACGAGCGGGGGATGCGCCGCGTGCGCACCGCCATCCACTCGGTGGAACGGGGGGCTCGGCTCGCCTCGCAACTGCTCGCCTTCGCCCGTCGGCAACCGCTCACCCCCGTGGTGCTCCACCTGGGCCGGCTGGTGCGCGGCATGGATGATCTGCTGCGCCGCGCCCTGGGAGAGGACGTGGAGGTGGAGACCATCATCTCGGGAGGGCTGTGGAACACGGCCGTCGATCCCAACCAGCTCGAGAACGTCCTGCTCAACCTGGCCATCAACGCCCGGGACGCCATGGAGAAGTCGGGCAAGCTGACCATCGAGGTGAGCAACGCCCGGCTCGACGAGCGCTACGCGCGGATGCACCCGGACGTGAAGCCCGGACCGTACGTGCTGCTGGCCGTCTCCGACACTGGAGGCGGCATGCCCCCCGAGGTCATCGAGCGCGCCTTCGAGCCGTTCTTCACCACCAAGCCCGAGGGCCGCGGCACGGGGCTGGGCCTGAGCATGGTGTACGGCTTCGTCAAGCAGAGCGGCGGCCACGTGAAGATCTACAGCGAGGTGGGCCATGGCACGACGCTGAAGATCTACCTGCCCCGCGCCTTCCAGGCCGAGATGCCACTCGAGGAACTCCCCGAGGGGCCCGTGGAGGGAGGCACCGAGACCATCCTCGTCGTCGAGGACGACGCCGAGGTGCGCGCCACGGTGGTGGAGATCCTCACGGACCTGGGCTACCGCGTGCTCAAGGCCGCGGATGGCCAGGGCGCACTGGCCATCATCCAGAGTGGCCTCCCGGTGGATCTGCTGTTCACCGACGTGGTGATGCCTGGTCCGGTGCGGAGCACCGACCTGGCCCGGCAGGCCAAGGCCCTGCAGCCGAACATCGAGGTGCTCTTCACCTCGGGCTACACGGAGAACGCCATCGTGCACGGAGGGCGGCTCGACCCGGGCGTCCACCTGTTGAGCAAGCCGCACCGCCGGGAGGATCTGGCGCGCAAGCTCCGGCAACTGCTCAACCAGCGCCCGCCACGACAGGAGACGCCCCGCCCGCCCCCACCCGCCCCCGAGAAGCCCCGGGCGCCCGAACCCCCACCGCGTCCGGAGGAGCCCGCGGCCCTGCGGGTGCTGCTGGTGGAGGACGACGAGGACATCCGCACGTCGGCGCTCGAGCTGATGGGCCTGCTGGGGCACGAGGTGGTGGCGGTGGGCAGCGCGGAAGAGGCCAGCCGCGTGCTCAAGCGCCAGCGCTTCGACGTGCTGTTCACCGATGTGTCACTGCCGGGCAGGTCGGGCGTGGAGCTGGCCCGGGAAGTCATCCGGCTCCAGCTCGGGATGAAGATCGTCATCGCCTCGGGACACGGCAGTTCGGTGCTCACCGGCGCGGACGCGCGCCTGCAGGGGGTGGTGGTCCTGCCCAAGCCCTACGCCCTGCCTCAAATCCAGAAGGTCCTGGAGGGGTAGAGCCCCGGGGCGCCTCCAGCCGCCTGGAGAGGAGCCAACAGAACACGGGGCCGCCCGGGAGAACCCACGCCCGGGGGCATGCGATGGGCTTGCTCCCGGGAGGGCCGGACAGCAGGATTCCCGCATGAGTGACAAACTGAGCCTGAGCGACGAGGAGTGGAAGAAGCGCCTGACCCCCCAGGAGTACCAGGTGCTGCGCCAGCACGGCACCGAGCGGCCGGGAAGCGGCTGTTTCCTGGGCACGAAGGATCCCGGCACGTATGTCTGCGCCGGTTGTGGCAACCCGCTGTTCCAGTCGGGCGAGAAGTTCGAGTCCGGGACGGGCTGGCCCTCCTTCACCCAACCGCTCAAGCCCGACGCGGTGACGGAGTATCGCGACGTGTCCTACGGGATGGTGCGCACCGAGGTGAGATGCGGCCGGTGTGATGGGCACCTGGGACACGTCTTCCCGGATGGCCCTCCGCCCACGGGGCTGCGCTACTGCATGAACTCGGTGGCGATGAAGCACGCGCCGGAGGGAGAGTCCCTCCCGCTCGTCACGAAGTGAGGGCTCAGCGCGTGGCGCGCTCGGCCTCGGTCAGGCGCTTCTTGGACAGCGACAGGTACTTCTCGTCCATGTCGATGCCCACGTAGCGCCGGCCCAGCTTGAGCGCCGCCACGCCCGTGGTGCCACTGCCGTTGAAGGGATCCAACACCAGCGCGTCCTCGGGGGTGCTCGCCTCGATGACGCGCTCGAGCAGCGACACCGGCTTCTGCGTGGGGTGGCTGCCGTGCGCCTTCTCCTCCTTGCGCGGCGCCGTCATCGTCCACACGCGGCCGGACTCGTCGGCGTTCAACTCCTCCTCGCCCGAGCGCGGCAGCGCCCACACGTCGCGCATCTGCTTGCCGCCGTTGTCCGCCTTCATCTTCGAATAGTTGAAGGTGTGCTGGAGCTTGGCGGCCGGCTTGGGCGACGCCCAGATGAGCAGCTCGGAGGAGTGGGTGAAGTAGCGGCAGGCGAGGTTGGGGCTCGCGTTGGGCTTGTACCAGGTGACGGTGTTGAGCAGCTTGTAGCCGAGCTTCTGCATCGCGAAGCCCACCGAGAAGATGACGTGCTGGGTGCCGCTCACCCAGATGCTGCCCGTGGGCTTGAGCACGCGCTGGCAGGCCTTGAGCCACGCGGTGGTGAAGGCGTGGTCCTCCTCCACCCCGCGCGACACGTCCCAGCCGCCCTTGTTCACCGCGGCGCGCTTGCCGTTCTTGCAGGTGAAGCCGCCGTTGGACAGGAAGTAGGGCGGGTCCGCGAACACCATGTCGAAGGTGCCCGGCTCGAACTGCTCGAGCAACGCGAGGCTGTCCCCCTGGTAGAGCCGGTACGCATCGCTCTTGGCGTAGAGGCTCTCGCGCAGGGTGGGCTGAACAAGCTTCAGGACAGGAGCTGCGGCTTCGGCGGACATCTCGCCTCCGTCAGGGGGGTCGGTGAACGGAGGGCAATGTGCCGCAACAATCGGCTACGTCTAATTCCCAGCCTGTTTTTGTCTGATCGATCCTGTAGCACCCGAAGCGCGTCCAAAAAATTGACGGCTCCACTTCGCCCGGCCCGAGCCGCTATGCTCTCCGACTCCAACGACCATGGCTCCGCCCCTCACCTCCGAACAGGCCCTCGCGCTCGCGCCCGACTCCTCCGTGGCCGCCTCTGGCCAGAAGCTCGCGCGGGAGCGGGAGTGGAAGCTCCTGGGCCACGGCGAGCGCGCCGCCTGGGGCGAGTGCCAGGGCAGCGCGCTGTACCAGGTGCGCATCGATCTGTCGGATCTCACCCCGTCGTGCACGTGCCCCAGCCGCAAGATTCCCTGCAAGCACTGCATCGGGTTGCTGCTGCTGCTCGCCGCGGAACGCCTGCCCCAGGCCGCGACGCCCCCCTGGGTGGAGGAGTGGCTCGCCAAACGCTCCGCGGCCGCCGAGCGCAAGGCGACGAAGAAGGCGGCGCCCGCGGCGGAAGGCGCCGCCCCCGTGGACACGAAGGCACGGGCGAAGCGCGCCTCCGAGCGCCAGGAGCGCATGGCCCGGGGCCTGGAGGCCCTGGGGCTGTGGATGGAGGATCTCGTGCGCGGGGGACTGGCCCGGCTCGACACGGCGGCGCCCGTGCATGAACAGGCGGCGCGGCTGGTGGACGCGGAGAGCCCGGGCCTCGCGGCGCAACTGCGTCTGCTCGCGGGAGAGCTGGAGGGGCGTCCCGAGCCCCGGCGCCTCGTGGAGCGGCTCGGGCGGATCGCCCTCGTCGTCGAGGCCTGGCGCAAGCTGGAGCAGCTTCCCGAGCCCCTCGCGGCGGATGTCCAGGCGCGGGTAGGTGCCCCGCTGCGCGACGAGGACGTGCTCGCCCGCGGCGAGCGACTCCAGGACACCTGGGCCGTCGTCAGCCAGGAGCTGGACGACTCGGCGCACGTGCGCGAGCAACGCACGTGGCTGCTCGGCACCACCCAGGGCCGGACGGCCCGCGTCCTCCAGTTCGCGGTCGGGGCCTCCGGGCAGTTCTCCGAGAAGCTCATTCCGGGCACCGCCTTCGACGCGGAACTCGTGTACTGGCCGAGCGCGGCGCCCCAGCGGGCGAAGGTCCTGGAACGACGGGGAGATCTCCGGCCCTGGACGGGCGCCCTGCCCTCGCTCTCGCTCGACGCGCTCCAGCGGCGCTTCGCCGAGGAGCTGGCCCGGCAACCCTTCCAGGAGCGCATGGCGGCGATGCTGGGCGGCGTCGTCCCCGTGCTGGAGAACGAGGAGCGCATGTGGCTGCGAGACGCCACGGGCGCGGCGCTCCGACTCGGCCCGTGTGACCGGTGGAAGCTGCTGGCGCTCTCGGGCGGCCACCCGGTGGACGTGTTCGGCGAATGGGATGGGGAACGGCTGCGTCCGCTGAGCGTGCTCGTGGACGGAACGCTGTACGCCCTGGGAGGCGCGCGGTGAACGATCTGGATGCATTGACGCGCCTCGCGTTCCTGGGCACCGCCCACGCGCCCGAGCCCGACTCCCTGGGAGGCGTGGAGGGCCAGACGGCGCGTGCCCTGAGCGCCCTGTCCGTGGAGAAGCGGGTGCTGCTCGCGGCCGGAGCGCGGGGCGTGGCGCGGGCCGCGGGTGGCCGCCTGTCCCAGCTCGGCCCGCCCGGGGAAGCGGCACCGCCCGACACCCTGGAAGTCTGTCCTCCCCGCGTGAGCGCCCTCCTGGTGGAGGTCATGGCCGCCGCGGACGCCGAGATGCTGCGGGCGATC harbors:
- a CDS encoding PAS domain-containing protein, yielding MRERERHLRFAQEIGGIGVFTVELATGVLTVTPEFCRLYGIEPMEHPPATAIEATLLPEDLHHASTVEFRTHGRVSAQAEYRIRHARSGQVRWIARRSEMIRDEKGHPLRLLGVVQDVTERRAAEDRLRETNERLQLALNAGSVLGTWVWNIPAGLLTGDERFARTFELAPEQAARGLPIEEYGTFVHPEDRARVAEQTILTLRTGGPYRCEYRVRRTQGGPYFWIEANGHCELGADGQPLRFPGLLMDIDERKQAELRQAAVIEIGDRLRDLTDTADIAGTAMERVGRLLDILRAGYGTIDASQQYVEIERDWVSRPDTLSVTGLHRFADYGVYIETLKRGETVAIPDIEQDERTSSGADNLRVLGIRALLNVPLLEQGRLVALLYLHDDQVRQWSQDDIDFLRDVADRVRTASERVRAVAQLRRANETLEQRVEERTRERDRVWTVSQDLLVVSDAEGRFLRVNPAWTTLMGWTPEELLGKTSAWLEHPEDLEKTQAERRNLSEGQPVMRFENRLRHKDGTYRLLSWKAVPMAQEGITYSTARDITDQRQTEEQLRQSQKMEAVGKLTGGVAHDFNNLLQVIGGNLQLLQRDLVGNERGMRRVRTAIHSVERGARLASQLLAFARRQPLTPVVLHLGRLVRGMDDLLRRALGEDVEVETIISGGLWNTAVDPNQLENVLLNLAINARDAMEKSGKLTIEVSNARLDERYARMHPDVKPGPYVLLAVSDTGGGMPPEVIERAFEPFFTTKPEGRGTGLGLSMVYGFVKQSGGHVKIYSEVGHGTTLKIYLPRAFQAEMPLEELPEGPVEGGTETILVVEDDAEVRATVVEILTDLGYRVLKAADGQGALAIIQSGLPVDLLFTDVVMPGPVRSTDLARQAKALQPNIEVLFTSGYTENAIVHGGRLDPGVHLLSKPHRREDLARKLRQLLNQRPPRQETPRPPPPAPEKPRAPEPPPRPEEPAALRVLLVEDDEDIRTSALELMGLLGHEVVAVGSAEEASRVLKRQRFDVLFTDVSLPGRSGVELAREVIRLQLGMKIVIASGHGSSVLTGADARLQGVVVLPKPYALPQIQKVLEG
- the msrB gene encoding peptide-methionine (R)-S-oxide reductase MsrB; this translates as MSDKLSLSDEEWKKRLTPQEYQVLRQHGTERPGSGCFLGTKDPGTYVCAGCGNPLFQSGEKFESGTGWPSFTQPLKPDAVTEYRDVSYGMVRTEVRCGRCDGHLGHVFPDGPPPTGLRYCMNSVAMKHAPEGESLPLVTK
- a CDS encoding DNA-methyltransferase — translated: MSAEAAAPVLKLVQPTLRESLYAKSDAYRLYQGDSLALLEQFEPGTFDMVFADPPYFLSNGGFTCKNGKRAAVNKGGWDVSRGVEEDHAFTTAWLKACQRVLKPTGSIWVSGTQHVIFSVGFAMQKLGYKLLNTVTWYKPNASPNLACRYFTHSSELLIWASPKPAAKLQHTFNYSKMKADNGGKQMRDVWALPRSGEEELNADESGRVWTMTAPRKEEKAHGSHPTQKPVSLLERVIEASTPEDALVLDPFNGSGTTGVAALKLGRRYVGIDMDEKYLSLSKKRLTEAERATR
- a CDS encoding SWIM zinc finger family protein, encoding MAPPLTSEQALALAPDSSVAASGQKLAREREWKLLGHGERAAWGECQGSALYQVRIDLSDLTPSCTCPSRKIPCKHCIGLLLLLAAERLPQAATPPWVEEWLAKRSAAAERKATKKAAPAAEGAAPVDTKARAKRASERQERMARGLEALGLWMEDLVRGGLARLDTAAPVHEQAARLVDAESPGLAAQLRLLAGELEGRPEPRRLVERLGRIALVVEAWRKLEQLPEPLAADVQARVGAPLRDEDVLARGERLQDTWAVVSQELDDSAHVREQRTWLLGTTQGRTARVLQFAVGASGQFSEKLIPGTAFDAELVYWPSAAPQRAKVLERRGDLRPWTGALPSLSLDALQRRFAEELARQPFQERMAAMLGGVVPVLENEERMWLRDATGAALRLGPCDRWKLLALSGGHPVDVFGEWDGERLRPLSVLVDGTLYALGGAR